Genomic window (Dyadobacter fanqingshengii):
AATTTGTTCGGGTAACTCCGACACTCAGATAGATGCTTTGGCCAATTCGGTTGAAGACGAAGTTTACAAAATGTCCAAAACGGAACCCTGGCAGAAAGAAGGAAAGGCGAATGGAGAGTGGATTTTGATTGATTATGTCGATGTGGTAGCACACATTTTCAATAAAGATCGCCGCAAGCATTATGATCTGGAAGAACTTTGGGGAGATGCAGAGGTAACATACCTGGAAGATTCCATGGTATAAGTGAACGGCAGGTGAACATTCACCTGAACCGGAATGTTGTTTAGTATATTTCCTCTTAATTAAAAACACAGAATGTCTGAAAACGATAACAAAAGAGGGCCTCTCAGTCCTAAAAGTCCCCAAAAAGGATATCAGGGCTGGATTATCGCCGCTCTGATTGCCACTATACTTGGAATAACATACCTGAACCGGACTTCAACCATTCGCGAAACGACGCAAAAACGCTTCGAAAAGATGATGGTCGATAAGGAAGTGGAAAGGGTAACCATTGTTAATGACAAGTCGGTTGAGGTTACGCTGAAACCAGAGGCATTAAAACAAGATAAATATAAGGTTGTAGCGAAGGAAAATAATTATTTCGGTGGGGAAACTGCATCGCATTATCAATTCCAGGTAACATCTGCTGAAACTTTCAAGAAAGATTTCGATAAGATGCAGGAAGGTATCCCGGACGATGACAAAGTGCCTTTTGTAGTGGATACCCGTAATGACTGGACCAGTTTCCTTGGAACCTGGGGCTTTTTCATTGTAATGATCCTGGTAATGTATTTTATCCTCGGCAGAATGTCCGGCGGAGTTGGTCCAGGTGGCCAGATCTTTAACATCGGCCGTTCACGTGCCACATTATTTGATGCTGAAAACAAAGTTAAAATTACATTTAATGATGTAGCAGGTCTGGATGAAGCAAAGGAAGAGATCAAAGAAATTGTAGAATATCTGCAAAGTCCTGATAAATTCAAGAAGCTGGGTGCAAAAATTCCAAAAGGTGCATTGCTTGTAGGACCTCCGGGAACTGGTAAAACTTTGTTGGCCAAAGCCGTTGCTGGTGAAGCTGGTGTTCCATTCTTCTCTTTGTCAGGTTCTGACTTTGTGGAAATGTTCGTTGGTGTGGGTGCAGCAAGGGTTCGTGACCTTTTCAAGCAAGCAAAGGAAAAAGCGCCTTGTATTATTTTCATTGATGAAATTGATGCGGTAGGACGCTCACGTGGACGTGGTGCTATGCCGGGTTCTAACGACGAGCGTGAAAATACATTGAACTCGCTTTTGGTAGAAATGGACGGTTTTGCAACCGATTCAGGTATCATTATCGTAGCAGCAACCAACCGTCCTGACGTTTTGGATCCGGCTTTGCTTCGTCCAGGCCGTTTTGACCGTC
Coding sequences:
- the rsfS gene encoding ribosome silencing factor; its protein translation is MKERKNKELSSKDLSELVAKGMIEKKGLDIAILDLRKVKNSITDFFVICSGNSDTQIDALANSVEDEVYKMSKTEPWQKEGKANGEWILIDYVDVVAHIFNKDRRKHYDLEELWGDAEVTYLEDSMV
- the ftsH gene encoding ATP-dependent zinc metalloprotease FtsH, producing the protein MSENDNKRGPLSPKSPQKGYQGWIIAALIATILGITYLNRTSTIRETTQKRFEKMMVDKEVERVTIVNDKSVEVTLKPEALKQDKYKVVAKENNYFGGETASHYQFQVTSAETFKKDFDKMQEGIPDDDKVPFVVDTRNDWTSFLGTWGFFIVMILVMYFILGRMSGGVGPGGQIFNIGRSRATLFDAENKVKITFNDVAGLDEAKEEIKEIVEYLQSPDKFKKLGAKIPKGALLVGPPGTGKTLLAKAVAGEAGVPFFSLSGSDFVEMFVGVGAARVRDLFKQAKEKAPCIIFIDEIDAVGRSRGRGAMPGSNDERENTLNSLLVEMDGFATDSGIIIVAATNRPDVLDPALLRPGRFDRQISVDKPDVIGREAIFKVHLKPLKLSTDVNIQKLSSQTPGFAGAEIANVCNEAALIAARRNREEVTMQDFQDAMDRVIGGLEKKNKLISPEEKEIVAYHEAGHAVAGWFLEHADPLVKVSIVPRGVAALGYAQYLPREQYLYRTEQLFDEMCMTLGGRAAEDVVFGKISTGALSDLERVTKVAYSMVTMYGMNERIGNISYYDSKQSDYAFTKPYSESTSQAIDEEVRKLIDQAYQFVKNLLSEKRDKLEVLAKELLEKEILFQSDLEKLIGKRPYEKETSYQAYINRRSNEEAAIHEEVVKHTLENEKKEEEMAEAEKGASNE